A region from the Arthrobacter roseus genome encodes:
- the ald gene encoding alanine dehydrogenase, which produces MIIGVPQEVKNNEFRVAITASGVHEFVANGHTVLIQASAGKGSNITDAEYTNAGATIVDTADELWSRSDMVMKVKEPVASEYHHFRKGLILFTYLHLAAEAELTHELVKSGVTAIAYETVQDGRALPLLAPMSEVAGRLSVQMGAQVMMASGGGPGLLLGGVPGVRPAKVVVLGAGVAGTNATAMAVGTGAEVTLLDININRLREIDAIYAGRVKTVASNKLEIERSVLDADLVIGSVLIPGAKAPKLVTNELVSQMKPGSVLVDIAVDQGGCFENSHATTHQDPTFAVHNSLFYCVANMPGAVPNTSTYALTNVTLRYAVLLANKGVKAALDSNPALALGLNVAAGKVPNRSVSEAHDLELTEDWRTLV; this is translated from the coding sequence GTGATCATCGGCGTCCCCCAAGAAGTTAAGAACAACGAATTCCGTGTAGCGATAACAGCTTCAGGAGTGCACGAATTTGTCGCCAATGGACACACAGTCCTGATTCAGGCCTCTGCTGGCAAGGGCTCCAACATCACTGACGCCGAATACACGAACGCTGGCGCAACGATCGTGGACACCGCGGACGAGCTGTGGTCCCGCTCAGACATGGTCATGAAGGTCAAAGAACCCGTTGCTTCGGAGTACCACCACTTCCGCAAGGGACTCATCCTCTTCACCTACCTGCACCTCGCCGCAGAAGCGGAGCTGACCCACGAACTCGTGAAGTCCGGCGTCACCGCAATCGCCTACGAAACCGTTCAGGACGGGCGCGCCCTGCCACTGCTAGCCCCCATGTCCGAAGTAGCTGGCAGGCTTTCGGTCCAAATGGGCGCGCAGGTCATGATGGCATCCGGTGGCGGTCCCGGCCTCCTCCTGGGTGGCGTTCCCGGTGTTCGGCCCGCCAAAGTCGTCGTACTTGGTGCCGGTGTTGCTGGAACCAACGCGACGGCGATGGCCGTTGGTACCGGCGCGGAAGTGACGCTCCTGGACATCAACATCAACCGTCTCCGCGAGATCGATGCGATCTATGCCGGGCGCGTGAAGACCGTTGCGTCCAACAAGCTAGAGATCGAACGGTCCGTTCTTGATGCGGATCTGGTGATCGGCTCCGTCCTCATCCCCGGAGCGAAGGCCCCCAAACTCGTTACCAACGAGCTGGTATCCCAGATGAAGCCCGGTTCAGTGCTCGTGGATATTGCCGTGGACCAGGGCGGCTGCTTTGAGAACTCACACGCAACCACCCACCAGGACCCCACGTTCGCCGTCCACAACTCCCTGTTCTACTGTGTGGCGAACATGCCAGGCGCTGTCCCGAATACCTCAACGTACGCCCTGACCAACGTCACTCTGCGCTACGCGGTGCTTCTGGCTAACAAGGGCGTCAAGGCTGCCCTCGACAGTAACCCCGCACTGGCTCTTGGTCTCAACGTGGCCG